Within the Euzebya sp. genome, the region TCACGCTGCTGTCCCGGCAGGCCGGCCGATCCGATGAGGGCGAGGGCCGGCCGGCGGTGTTCGCCGCCGCCCTGGCCGGCGGCGCCGCGCTGTTCCTCGTGGTCCTCGGTGCGCTCATCGCCCTGGGCGGCAGCGCCTTCGCGGCGGGCGTCACGTTCACCAGCACCGTCGGGATCACCCTGCGGATCATCGTCGGCACTGCGCTGATCGTGCTGGGCCTGGTGCAGCTCGGCGTGCTCGCCGACTCGCCCTTCCGCACCGTGGAGCGGGTCACCAAGCGCCTCAACCGGAAGCAAGCCAAGCTGCGACGCCAGCACCCGGTGGCGGGGTTCACCGCCTTCGGCTTCTTCTACCTGGCGGCGGGCTTCGGGTGAACGGGGCCCATCCTGGCCGGTCTGGCCGGGCAATCGCTCGTGACCGGCGGCGTCGCCGCCGCGTCGGTCGCCTTCGGGCTCGCCGCGATGGTGATCGTGGTCCTGATGTTCACCGCCGCCTTCACCGTCTCCCGCGCGGAGGAGGCCACCGTGGAGCGGATCCAAGCCACCGCGCCCACGATCAAGCGGTGGGGCGGCGCCGTCCTGGTCGGTGTAGGCCTGTGGTTCGTCTCGCTCGCCGTCTTCGCCGACTTCTTCGCCCAGATCTTCCCCGTCTAGACGGCAGGATCGACCATGACCACCAACCCAGCGGATCTGCGCTACCACGCCGGGCACACCTGGGCCCGCACCGAGGACGACGGCCACGTCCGGGTCGGCATCACCGACCACGCCCAGGACGAGCTGGACACCGTCGTCTACGTCGACCTCCCCCAGCCGGACAGCCGAGTCGAGCAGGGCCAGCCGTTCGGCGAGATCGAGTCGACCAAGACCGTCCGCGACCTCATCGCCCCCGTCAGCGGCACCGTCGTGGCGCGCAACGACGCGCTGCAGGACGACCCGGAGCGGGTCAACCGCGACCCCTACGGCCAGGGCTGGATGATCCTGATCGACATCGATGACCCCGACCAGCTCGACGGACTGCTGACGGCGCAGGAGTACCGCGACACCACCCGGACCGGGTGACCAGCACGTCATCCCCCTCGACCACTGCATGCCGCCGTGAGCCAGAGATCATACGGGACCACCGGTTCCACGGAGACGATGGCCGGTGCGGCGTTCGGGACCTGATGCCCTGGGCTGGTGGCGAGGTCGTCGACGTCCGAGCCAACGATGGGCGGCCCGACGCCTTCACCTCCTACCTCGCCGGCTCGCGGATGCTCTTTCAGGTGGTCACCGGATCCGACGGCCGTCTGCACCACCAGCAGATGGTCAAGCCCGGACACGACATCGGGTACCCGTGCGACTACCCGCGCCTCCGCCCACCTCGCCGTTCGACCGACAAGGACTGAACCGCATGACCGCGCTGCTCCGCCGCCTGATCCCACTCATCCAGCGGGCGGTGCAGGGCAACCGGGTGGTGCCAGACCTGGTGCACCGGCTCCTCGGCCGCTTCTCGCTGGTGGGCACCGAGCCGTTCCTGGACCCCGATGCGTTCCCGTGGACCCACCTGCTGGAGTCGCACTTCCCGGCGATCCGGGCGGAAGCCGAGCAGGTCCTGCGGGTCCGCGACGCCCTGCCCAACTTCCAGGACATCGCCCCCGACGACATCCAGCTGAGCGACGACGACCGGTGGAAGACCTACTGGTTCGTCGGCTACGGGGTGTGGGACGACGCCAACTGCATCCGCAGCCCGCGCACCGCCGCGGTGCTGCGCGCCATCCCCGGCCTGACGACGGCGTTCTTCTCCATCTCGCGCCCGGCAAGCACCTGCCCACGTCGGGCCCTACCGCGGGGTGCTGCGCCACCACCTGGCCCTGATCGTCCCCGAGCCGGCCGACCGGGCCGGCATCGAGGTGGGCGGCGAGATGCGCCACTGGCAGGAGGGCCGGTCGCTGACGTTCGACGACACCTACGTGCACCGGGCGTGGAACGACACCGACGGCGTCCGGGTGGTGCTGTTCTGCAACATCGTCCGGCCGCTGCGGTGGCCGCTGTCGTGGCTGAACCGGCTGATCATCGCCTCGGTCGCCCGATCCCCGTTCGCCATGCGAGCCCGCGCCCAGCACGTGGTCCGGGAGCGCGAGTTCGCCGCCCAGTGGGCCAAGCACGCCGAGGTCGAGGGCGGATGACGCGTGCCGCCTCGACCGTCGTCATCCTCCTCGCCGTGTCCCTGACCGGCTGCGCCACCCAGGACGGCGGGTCGGCCGGTGACGACGAGACGGCGGTCGCCCGCGGCGAGGCGATCTACGAGACCAGCTGCATGGGCTGCCACGGCGGAGGGGCGGGCGGTGCCATCTCCGACATCCCGCCCCGGCACAACGCCCAGGGCCACACCTGGCACCACGCCGACTGCGAGCTGCTGGACATCATCGCCGACGGGCTGCCCGACCGACCCGGCCTGCCCGAGGACGCCCCGACGATGCCCGCCTTCGCCGATGACCTCGACGTCCAGGACCGCCGGGCGGTCCTGGCGTACATCAAGACCTGGTGGACGCCCGACCAGCTGGCGTCGCAGCAGCGCACCACCGAGCAGGTCTGCGGCACCGCCGGCTGAGGCGCGGACGCCCGGCGCGCGTGGGTGGTCACGGTGACAGCGGCACGAGCACCGCCGTCAGCCCCAGCACGACGGTGAACAGCGCCAGCTCCGCGGTGACCAGACGGTGCATCCGCGGAGTGGCGGCCTCCTGCGCCGCCACGATGGTGGGGACCAGGCGGAAGTGGGTGTGGGCTCCCGCGGCACCGACCGCGCACACCGCCGCCAACTTGGCCAGCATGCTCGCAGGCCTGGCGCGCTGGCGGCAGTGGTGGCCTACGCCAACGTCACCTCCTTCGCGCAGCTCGCCGCGATCTACACCGAATCCGGCGGCACCTATATCCATGCGCGCGGACGGCTGGGCGGCT harbors:
- the gcvH gene encoding glycine cleavage system protein GcvH gives rise to the protein MTTNPADLRYHAGHTWARTEDDGHVRVGITDHAQDELDTVVYVDLPQPDSRVEQGQPFGEIESTKTVRDLIAPVSGTVVARNDALQDDPERVNRDPYGQGWMILIDIDDPDQLDGLLTAQEYRDTTRTG
- a CDS encoding cytochrome c; this encodes MTRAASTVVILLAVSLTGCATQDGGSAGDDETAVARGEAIYETSCMGCHGGGAGGAISDIPPRHNAQGHTWHHADCELLDIIADGLPDRPGLPEDAPTMPAFADDLDVQDRRAVLAYIKTWWTPDQLASQQRTTEQVCGTAG
- a CDS encoding CopD family protein, whose amino-acid sequence is MLAKLAAVCAVGAAGAHTHFRLVPTIVAAQEAATPRMHRLVTAELALFTVVLGLTAVLVPLSP